In the genome of Gordonia rubripertincta, one region contains:
- the inhA gene encoding NADH-dependent enoyl-ACP reductase InhA has translation MSGILDGKTVLITGIITDASIAFHAAAMAQEQGAMVIITGIPERLRLIDRIAKRLPKEVPPAIGLDVTAEEDLESLAGKIREIAPQGIDGVMHSIAFAPRTLMGPEAKPFLEGPGPDAAKAFEISAWSYASLARAVLPVMNEGGSIVGMDFDPRTAMPYYNWMGVAKAALESVNRYVAREVGNAKNIRSNLVAAGPIKTLAAKAIAGTATDDAKQLNMLNEYWDGASPIGWDVDDPTVVAKSVCALLSDWLPGTTGSIVYVDGGASHNTWFPEGMTSGS, from the coding sequence GTGAGCGGAATCCTGGACGGGAAGACCGTCCTCATCACGGGCATCATCACCGATGCGTCGATCGCCTTCCACGCGGCCGCCATGGCGCAGGAGCAGGGCGCGATGGTGATCATCACCGGCATCCCGGAGCGTCTGCGGCTGATCGACCGGATCGCCAAGCGCCTGCCGAAGGAGGTGCCGCCGGCCATCGGTCTCGACGTCACCGCCGAGGAGGACCTCGAGTCGCTCGCCGGCAAGATCCGCGAGATCGCTCCGCAGGGCATCGACGGTGTCATGCACTCGATCGCCTTCGCACCGCGCACCCTGATGGGCCCGGAGGCCAAGCCCTTCCTGGAGGGTCCCGGCCCCGACGCCGCCAAGGCGTTCGAGATCTCGGCCTGGAGCTATGCGTCGCTGGCCCGCGCCGTACTGCCTGTCATGAACGAGGGCGGCTCCATCGTGGGTATGGACTTCGATCCCCGCACCGCCATGCCCTACTACAACTGGATGGGCGTCGCCAAGGCCGCTCTCGAGTCGGTGAACCGCTACGTGGCGCGGGAAGTGGGCAACGCCAAGAACATCCGCTCCAATCTGGTCGCCGCAGGCCCCATCAAGACCCTCGCGGCCAAGGCCATCGCCGGCACCGCGACCGACGACGCCAAGCAGCTCAACATGCTCAACGAGTACTGGGACGGCGCGTCGCCCATCGGCTGGGACGTCGATGACCCGACCGTGGTCGCCAAGTCGGTCTGTGCGCTGCTGAGCGACTGGCTGCCCGGCACCACCGGTTCCATCGTCTACGTCGACGGCGGCGCCAGCCACAACACCTGGTTCCCGGAGGGCATGACCTCCGGGTCGTGA
- the fabG1 gene encoding 3-oxoacyl-ACP reductase FabG1, translated as MTASSNEAQNPSRSVLVTGGNRGIGLAVAQRLAADGHKVAVTHRGSGAPEGLFGVKCDVTDSESVDAAFAEVEAHQGPVEILVANAGITDNMLLMRLSEESFEKVLDANLTGAFRCAKRATKGMQRAKWGRMIFLGSVVAMSGIPGQVNYAASKAGLIGMARSIAREIGSRNITSNVVAPGFIETDMTAAMEDRYIEMAKQAIPLGRTGKPEDVAAAISFLASDEGGYISGAVIPVDGGMGMGH; from the coding sequence ATGACGGCATCCAGCAACGAAGCGCAGAACCCTTCCCGTTCGGTCCTGGTGACCGGCGGCAACCGCGGGATCGGCCTCGCCGTGGCCCAGCGCCTCGCCGCCGACGGCCACAAGGTCGCGGTCACCCACCGCGGCTCCGGTGCCCCCGAGGGTCTGTTCGGCGTGAAGTGCGACGTCACCGACTCGGAGTCGGTCGACGCGGCCTTCGCCGAGGTCGAGGCCCACCAGGGCCCGGTGGAGATCCTCGTGGCCAACGCCGGCATCACCGACAACATGCTGCTCATGCGGCTGTCCGAGGAGTCCTTCGAGAAGGTGCTCGACGCCAACCTCACCGGCGCCTTCCGGTGCGCAAAGCGCGCCACCAAGGGGATGCAGCGTGCCAAGTGGGGCCGCATGATCTTCCTCGGCTCGGTCGTGGCGATGTCGGGCATCCCCGGCCAGGTCAACTACGCGGCGTCCAAGGCCGGTCTCATCGGAATGGCGCGTTCGATCGCCCGTGAGATCGGATCGCGCAACATCACCTCGAACGTCGTCGCGCCCGGTTTCATCGAGACCGACATGACCGCGGCGATGGAGGATCGCTACATCGAGATGGCCAAGCAGGCCATCCCGCTGGGTCGTACCGGCAAGCCGGAGGACGTCGCGGCCGCGATCAGCTTCCTCGCCTCCGACGAGGGCGGTTACATCTCCGGCGCGGTCATCCCGGTCGACGGCGGCATGGGCATGGGCCACTGA
- a CDS encoding VWA domain-containing protein gives MLSSPFWLLLLLVVALLGAAYVYMLRRRKQRALTFANLDLLKSVAPADRNRLRHLPMALLIISLILLTVALSGPQADRKVPRNKATVILVMDVSRSMNATDVSPSRIKAAQEAAKKFADELTEGINLGLISFAGTAASLVSPTPDHNATKVAVDKLRLDDKTATGEGIFAALQQISTLNAVLGGGEAAPPARIVLLSDGKETVPDDPDDPRGAFTAARKAKEEKIPVSTISFGTRTGTVELEGDRVPVPVDDDSLRKIANLSGGDFFTAASLDELNKVYEKLQNEIGYETRRGDNSKPWLIAGTLFALVSAFAALAINRRLP, from the coding sequence ATGCTGTCCAGTCCCTTCTGGCTGTTGCTGCTGCTCGTCGTGGCGCTGCTCGGTGCCGCGTACGTGTACATGCTGCGTCGCCGCAAGCAGCGGGCGCTGACCTTCGCGAACCTCGATCTCCTGAAGTCGGTCGCACCCGCCGACCGCAACCGGCTGCGCCACCTGCCGATGGCGTTGCTGATCATCTCGCTGATCCTGCTGACGGTCGCGCTGTCCGGGCCGCAGGCCGACCGCAAGGTCCCGCGCAACAAGGCGACGGTGATCCTCGTGATGGACGTGTCGCGGTCGATGAACGCGACCGACGTCTCGCCGTCCCGCATCAAGGCCGCGCAAGAAGCGGCGAAGAAGTTCGCCGACGAGCTGACCGAGGGCATCAACCTCGGCCTGATCTCCTTCGCCGGCACCGCGGCGAGCCTGGTCTCGCCGACCCCGGACCACAACGCGACCAAGGTCGCCGTGGACAAGCTGAGACTCGACGACAAGACGGCGACCGGCGAGGGCATCTTCGCGGCACTGCAGCAGATCAGCACGCTCAACGCCGTTCTCGGCGGCGGCGAGGCGGCCCCGCCGGCGCGGATCGTGCTCCTGTCGGACGGCAAGGAGACCGTGCCCGACGATCCCGACGACCCGCGGGGTGCCTTCACCGCGGCACGTAAGGCCAAGGAGGAGAAGATCCCGGTCTCCACGATCTCCTTCGGCACCCGTACGGGCACCGTCGAACTCGAGGGCGATCGCGTCCCGGTTCCCGTCGACGACGATTCGCTGCGCAAGATCGCGAACCTCTCCGGCGGCGACTTCTTCACCGCCGCGAGCCTCGACGAGCTGAACAAGGTCTACGAGAAACTGCAGAACGAGATCGGTTACGAGACACGACGCGGGGACAACTCGAAGCCGTGGCTGATCGCGGGTACGTTGTTCGCGCTGGTCTCGGCGTTTGCAGCGCTCGCGATCAACCGCAGGTTGCCCTGA
- a CDS encoding DUF58 domain-containing protein, with translation MAANRDLPSLGAGLLEEPQLTAALKMLELTVRRKLDGVLQGEHLGLIPGPGSEPGEARAYQPGDDVRRMEWSVTARTTQPHVRQMIADRELETWLVVDASASLDFGTVGCTKRDLAVAAAAAIVHLTTGGGNRHGAIVVTGDDVVRVPARAGRAHAQNLLKAIATTRRSAPGVRGDLKAGIEALRRPQRRRGLAVVISDFLGPIDWERSLRAIGAHHELLAVEVLDPRDLELPAIGEVTLADAESGEIHDVTVTEDLQRDFAAAARAHQQRVHRTLRSCGGATLSLRTDREWITDTVKFIAQRRRGLAAGVG, from the coding sequence ATGGCGGCTAATCGCGACCTACCGAGCCTCGGTGCCGGGCTGCTCGAAGAGCCCCAGCTGACCGCGGCTCTGAAGATGCTGGAGCTCACCGTCCGTCGCAAGCTCGACGGCGTGCTGCAGGGCGAGCATCTCGGACTCATCCCCGGCCCGGGTTCGGAACCGGGGGAGGCACGTGCCTACCAGCCGGGTGACGACGTCCGTCGGATGGAGTGGTCCGTCACCGCACGCACCACCCAGCCGCATGTGCGCCAGATGATCGCCGACCGCGAGCTGGAGACCTGGCTCGTCGTCGACGCGTCGGCGAGCCTCGACTTCGGCACGGTCGGGTGCACCAAGCGCGACCTGGCGGTGGCCGCGGCCGCCGCGATCGTGCATCTCACCACCGGTGGAGGCAATCGGCACGGGGCCATCGTGGTGACCGGCGACGACGTCGTCCGGGTGCCCGCGCGAGCCGGACGCGCCCATGCCCAGAACCTTCTCAAGGCGATCGCGACGACGCGTCGTAGTGCGCCCGGTGTCCGCGGCGATCTCAAGGCCGGTATCGAGGCACTGCGCCGGCCGCAGCGCCGCCGCGGTCTCGCGGTCGTGATCAGCGACTTCCTCGGACCGATCGACTGGGAGCGCTCGCTGCGTGCCATCGGCGCCCATCACGAGCTGCTCGCGGTCGAGGTCCTCGACCCCCGCGACCTCGAGCTGCCCGCGATCGGCGAGGTCACCCTGGCCGATGCCGAGTCGGGGGAGATCCACGACGTCACCGTGACCGAAGATCTGCAACGCGACTTCGCCGCCGCCGCCCGCGCCCATCAGCAACGTGTGCACCGGACGCTGCGCAGTTGTGGGGGAGCGACACTGTCCCTCCGCACCGACCGCGAGTGGATCACCGACACCGTCAAGTTCATCGCCCAGCGCCGACGCGGCCTGGCCGCCGGGGTGGGGTAG
- a CDS encoding AAA family ATPase → MTESHSLDKAATGDPAAAGADSSVLSDADVALLERAIYEVKRVIVGQDQLVERILVGLLARGHILLEGVPGVAKTLAVETFAKVVGGSFSRVQFTPDLVPTDLIGTRIYRQGREEFDTELGPVVANFLLADEINRAPAKVQSALLEVMAERHVSIGGKTYPMPDPFLVMATQNPIENEGVYPLPEAQRDRFLFKVLVDYPSVEEEREIVYRMGNVPPTASQVLDPAAMLRLQKTAANVFVHHALVDYVVRVINATRRPAELGLNDVASWLSYGASPRATLGIVAAARALALVRGRDYVIPQDIVEIMPDVLRHRLVLSYDALADEIDADQIITRVLQTVGLPQVGAQPVQSSYPAAPQGQGQTGAPPAGAPQPAQQGANGYAGQQVPQGSGPVNPNARYGG, encoded by the coding sequence TTGACCGAATCGCACTCCCTCGACAAGGCCGCCACGGGGGACCCGGCCGCGGCAGGCGCCGACTCGTCGGTGCTGAGCGACGCCGACGTCGCCCTGCTCGAGCGGGCCATCTACGAGGTCAAGCGCGTCATCGTCGGTCAGGACCAGCTCGTCGAGCGGATTCTCGTGGGCCTGCTCGCCCGTGGCCACATCCTGCTCGAAGGTGTCCCGGGTGTCGCCAAGACGCTCGCGGTGGAGACCTTCGCCAAGGTCGTCGGTGGTTCCTTCTCCCGAGTGCAGTTCACCCCCGACCTGGTGCCCACCGACCTCATCGGTACACGTATCTACCGCCAGGGCCGCGAGGAGTTCGACACCGAACTCGGTCCGGTCGTGGCGAACTTCCTACTCGCCGACGAGATCAACCGCGCGCCTGCAAAGGTGCAGTCCGCTCTCCTGGAGGTCATGGCGGAGCGGCATGTGTCGATCGGCGGCAAGACCTACCCCATGCCCGACCCGTTCCTCGTGATGGCGACGCAGAACCCCATCGAGAACGAGGGTGTCTACCCGCTGCCGGAGGCCCAGCGCGACCGCTTCCTGTTCAAGGTGCTCGTCGACTACCCGTCGGTGGAGGAGGAGCGCGAGATCGTCTACCGGATGGGCAACGTCCCGCCGACGGCCTCGCAGGTTCTGGACCCCGCGGCGATGCTGCGGCTGCAGAAGACCGCCGCGAACGTCTTCGTCCACCACGCGCTCGTCGACTACGTCGTCCGCGTCATCAACGCGACCCGCCGTCCGGCCGAGCTCGGTCTCAACGACGTCGCGTCGTGGCTGTCCTATGGTGCCTCGCCGCGTGCGACGCTGGGCATCGTGGCCGCGGCGCGCGCGCTCGCTCTGGTCCGAGGCCGCGATTACGTCATCCCGCAGGACATCGTCGAGATCATGCCCGACGTGCTCCGGCACCGCCTGGTGCTGTCCTACGACGCATTGGCCGACGAGATCGACGCCGATCAGATCATCACCCGGGTGCTGCAGACCGTCGGACTCCCGCAGGTCGGTGCTCAGCCGGTGCAGTCGTCGTACCCGGCGGCGCCCCAGGGGCAGGGCCAGACCGGCGCGCCCCCGGCAGGCGCACCCCAGCCGGCCCAGCAGGGCGCCAACGGCTATGCCGGACAGCAGGTTCCGCAGGGCTCCGGTCCGGTGAACCCGAATGCGCGGTATGGCGGCTAA
- a CDS encoding NlpC/P60 family protein — protein sequence MRRVRTGASWPARVTAAVAAVLICAVGAGHAVATPKKAPESPVTGLINEIASVNQDIADLDEALAVRQENVNRAIVDFQNSLAQRRLATVAARGARTELDRAGQAVTEAQKTFDNFVRLAYQQGAEQGSMSNYVASPDPQAVLDRMKLLDQVGKKQQETIRRLQVARNQKANRLAAVEATRRQAAFAAKSADQRKRDALAAVSEAKTAIAEQSERKASLVAKRDRVQKKIDSIRGYVPKKQVAGPSTRDLLKNIFPAAPTLPDLPTTNVSDNELLSIAARAAAQIAVDVGSAALGIGLDMGSQMLKGIIGEQRLPQSELLNELGLGGMDLTGSSGNDSLSSRLGSGSLGSLFGGSGGGGGGSGGPLRPGLRGPQAVEIVVNRALSQLGVTYAWGGGDVNGPTQGIRDGGVADSYGDYRKVGFDCSGLMIYAFAGVGIELPHYTGYQYTSGPHFPLSQMRRGDMIFYGPNASQHVALYLGDNKMVEAPQSGSVVKVSPLRTSGAMPNVVRLL from the coding sequence GTGAGGCGAGTTAGAACAGGTGCGTCCTGGCCGGCGCGCGTCACGGCGGCCGTCGCCGCCGTTCTCATCTGTGCGGTCGGCGCCGGGCATGCCGTCGCGACCCCGAAGAAGGCACCCGAGTCGCCGGTGACCGGACTGATCAACGAGATCGCTTCGGTCAACCAGGACATCGCCGACCTCGACGAGGCGCTCGCGGTCCGGCAGGAGAACGTCAACCGCGCGATCGTCGACTTCCAGAACTCGCTCGCCCAGCGGCGTCTGGCGACCGTCGCCGCCCGCGGGGCGCGTACCGAGCTCGACCGCGCCGGGCAGGCCGTCACCGAGGCGCAGAAGACCTTCGACAACTTCGTCCGACTCGCGTACCAGCAGGGCGCCGAGCAGGGTTCGATGTCGAACTATGTCGCGTCCCCGGACCCCCAGGCGGTCCTCGACCGGATGAAGCTGCTCGACCAGGTCGGCAAGAAGCAGCAGGAGACCATTCGACGTCTCCAGGTCGCCCGCAACCAGAAGGCCAACCGCCTCGCCGCGGTCGAGGCGACCCGCCGGCAGGCCGCGTTCGCCGCCAAGAGCGCCGACCAGCGCAAGCGCGACGCCCTGGCCGCGGTCTCCGAGGCCAAGACCGCCATCGCCGAGCAGTCGGAGCGCAAGGCCTCGCTGGTCGCCAAGCGCGACCGCGTCCAGAAGAAGATCGACTCGATCCGCGGATACGTGCCCAAGAAGCAGGTCGCCGGACCGTCGACCCGTGACCTGCTCAAGAACATCTTCCCGGCCGCCCCGACCCTCCCGGACCTGCCGACGACCAACGTCTCCGACAACGAACTGCTCTCGATCGCGGCGCGTGCGGCTGCCCAGATCGCCGTCGACGTGGGCTCCGCGGCGCTCGGCATCGGCCTCGACATGGGTTCGCAGATGCTCAAGGGCATCATCGGCGAACAGCGACTGCCGCAGTCCGAACTCCTCAACGAGCTCGGTCTCGGCGGGATGGACCTCACCGGCAGCAGTGGTAACGACAGCCTGAGTTCCCGCCTCGGATCGGGAAGCCTCGGCTCCCTGTTCGGCGGCTCCGGCGGCGGTGGCGGCGGATCGGGCGGCCCGCTGCGGCCGGGTCTGCGTGGCCCGCAGGCGGTCGAGATCGTCGTCAACCGTGCACTGTCGCAGCTGGGTGTGACCTACGCCTGGGGCGGCGGTGACGTCAACGGTCCGACGCAGGGCATCCGCGATGGGGGCGTCGCCGACAGCTACGGCGACTACCGCAAGGTCGGGTTCGACTGCTCCGGCCTGATGATCTACGCCTTCGCCGGTGTCGGCATCGAACTGCCGCACTACACGGGCTACCAGTACACGTCGGGTCCGCACTTCCCGCTCTCGCAGATGCGTCGCGGCGACATGATCTTCTACGGTCCGAACGCGAGCCAGCACGTCGCGCTGTACCTGGGTGACAACAAGATGGTCGAGGCCCCGCAGTCCGGCTCCGTCGTCAAGGTGTCGCCGCTGCGCACCAGCGGTGCGATGCCCAACGTGGTCCGCCTGCTCTGA
- a CDS encoding DUF6676 family protein — translation MGPEPTMMVLAAPAENTELTGLVGVDMAQLSRDIADDGIAGATPEQVPTLLEVIEYAKGKGQDFSFVVVDQVQPRFSLYRDIANQLQEQVGGTVIVLGPNSVGSSSPEFSRVIQEEATQNLALTDPPGAARQMVDSMTGSHVDWTVVGLLLILVVVLGAVGARFRTRRARAAAANGPLGPVTPTGAVSASPDDVDAPTPHDGTPAASPTPS, via the coding sequence ATGGGTCCCGAGCCGACGATGATGGTGCTGGCCGCACCCGCGGAGAACACCGAACTCACCGGGCTCGTCGGCGTCGACATGGCGCAACTGTCGCGCGACATCGCCGACGACGGTATCGCCGGCGCGACCCCCGAGCAGGTCCCGACGTTGCTCGAGGTCATCGAGTACGCCAAGGGCAAGGGGCAGGACTTCAGCTTCGTGGTCGTCGACCAGGTGCAGCCGCGGTTCAGCCTCTACCGTGACATCGCCAACCAGCTCCAGGAGCAGGTCGGCGGCACCGTGATCGTCCTCGGCCCCAACTCGGTGGGCAGTTCCTCGCCGGAGTTCAGCCGGGTCATCCAGGAGGAGGCGACGCAGAACCTCGCCCTCACCGACCCGCCCGGTGCGGCCCGGCAGATGGTCGATTCGATGACGGGTTCGCACGTCGACTGGACCGTCGTCGGTCTGCTCCTCATCCTCGTCGTCGTCCTCGGTGCGGTCGGCGCGCGCTTCCGCACCCGGCGCGCTCGCGCGGCGGCGGCGAACGGTCCGCTGGGCCCAGTGACCCCTACCGGCGCGGTCAGCGCGTCGCCCGACGATGTGGACGCTCCCACTCCTCACGACGGGACGCCGGCCGCGTCGCCGACGCCATCCTGA
- a CDS encoding aconitate hydratase translates to MSINSFGARGTLAVGDNSYEIYRLNAVKGAEKLPYALKVLTENLLRTEDGANITSEHIEALANWDPSAEPSIEIQFTPARVIMQDFTGVPCIVDLTTMRDAVKELGGDPDKVNPLAPAEMVIDHSVIIEAFGNAQAFERNVEIEYQRNEERYKFLRWGQGAFDDFRVVPPGTGIVHQVNIEHLARSIMVRDGVAYPDTCIGTDSHTTMENGLGVLGWGVGGIEAEAAMLGQPVSMLIPRVVGFKLTGSTKPGVTATDVVLTITEMLRKHGVVGKFVEFYGNGVAEVPLANRATIGNMSPEFGSTCAMFPIDEETVKYLRLTGRSEETLALVEAYAKEQGMWLEKDAEEAVYSEYLELDLADVVPSIAGPKRPQDRIELWDAKNAFRKDIHNYVENGNSPAHTKLDEAVEETFPASDPATLTFADDDAEPLHSAANGAEGRPTNPVRVDSEERGSMILDHGIVTIASITSCTNTSNPSVMLGAALLAKKAVEKGLTSKPWVKTSMAPGSQVVTGYYEKAGLWPYLEKLGFYLVGYGCTTCIGNSGPLPEEISKAINDNDLTATAVLSGNRNFEGRINPDVKMNYLASPPLVIAYALAGTMDFDFENDPLGKDTDGNDVFLKDIWPTNEEIEATIASSISPEQYAADYADVFKGDERWQNLPTPSGKTFEWDEKSTYVRKPPYFEGMQLEPSPVSDIKGARVLAKLGDSVTTDHISPASTIKPGTPAAQYLDANGVARKDYNSLGARRGNHEVMIRSTFGNIRLQNQLLDGVSGGYTRDFTQEGAPQSFIYDAAQNYAEQNIPLVVLGGKEYGTGSSRDWAAKGTSLLGVKAVITESFERIHRSNLIGMGVIPLQFPEGESHKSLGLDGTETFDISGIEELNEGKTPKTVHVTATKEDGSKVEFDAKVRIDTPGEADYYRNGGILQYVLRNMING, encoded by the coding sequence GTGAGTATCAATTCCTTCGGCGCCCGCGGCACGCTGGCCGTCGGCGACAACAGCTACGAGATCTACCGCCTGAACGCCGTCAAGGGCGCCGAGAAACTCCCCTACGCCCTCAAGGTGCTGACCGAGAACCTCCTCCGTACCGAGGACGGCGCCAACATCACCTCCGAACACATCGAGGCCCTGGCGAACTGGGATCCGAGTGCCGAGCCGAGCATCGAGATCCAGTTCACGCCGGCCCGCGTGATCATGCAGGACTTCACCGGCGTGCCCTGCATCGTGGACCTCACCACGATGCGCGACGCCGTCAAGGAGCTCGGCGGTGACCCGGACAAGGTCAACCCGCTCGCGCCCGCCGAGATGGTCATCGACCACTCCGTGATCATCGAGGCCTTCGGCAACGCCCAGGCCTTCGAGCGCAACGTCGAGATCGAGTACCAGCGCAACGAGGAGCGCTACAAGTTCCTCCGCTGGGGCCAGGGCGCCTTCGACGACTTCCGCGTCGTCCCGCCGGGCACCGGCATCGTCCACCAGGTCAACATCGAGCACCTCGCGCGTTCGATCATGGTCCGTGACGGCGTCGCCTACCCCGACACCTGCATCGGCACCGACTCGCACACCACGATGGAGAACGGTCTCGGCGTCCTGGGCTGGGGCGTCGGCGGTATCGAGGCCGAGGCCGCGATGCTCGGCCAGCCGGTCTCGATGCTCATCCCCCGCGTGGTCGGCTTCAAGCTGACCGGTTCCACCAAGCCCGGCGTGACCGCCACCGACGTGGTCCTCACCATCACCGAGATGCTCCGCAAGCACGGTGTGGTCGGCAAGTTCGTCGAGTTCTACGGCAACGGCGTCGCCGAGGTGCCGCTGGCCAACCGCGCCACCATCGGCAACATGAGCCCCGAGTTCGGTTCGACCTGTGCGATGTTCCCCATCGACGAGGAGACCGTGAAGTACCTGCGCCTCACCGGCCGCAGCGAGGAGACGCTCGCCCTCGTGGAGGCCTACGCCAAGGAACAGGGCATGTGGCTGGAGAAGGACGCCGAGGAGGCCGTGTACTCGGAGTACCTCGAGCTCGATCTCGCCGACGTCGTCCCCTCGATCGCCGGCCCGAAGCGTCCGCAGGACCGCATCGAACTGTGGGACGCCAAGAACGCCTTCCGCAAGGACATCCACAACTACGTCGAGAACGGCAACAGCCCGGCTCACACCAAGCTCGACGAGGCCGTCGAGGAGACCTTCCCGGCCTCCGACCCGGCCACGCTGACCTTCGCCGACGATGACGCGGAGCCCCTGCACTCGGCCGCCAACGGCGCCGAGGGCCGCCCGACCAACCCGGTGCGCGTGGACTCCGAAGAGCGCGGCTCGATGATCCTCGACCACGGCATCGTGACCATCGCGTCGATCACCAGCTGCACCAACACCTCCAACCCGTCGGTCATGCTCGGCGCCGCGCTGCTCGCCAAGAAGGCGGTCGAGAAGGGCCTGACCTCCAAGCCGTGGGTCAAGACCTCGATGGCTCCCGGTTCGCAGGTCGTCACCGGCTACTACGAGAAGGCCGGCCTGTGGCCCTACCTGGAGAAGCTCGGCTTCTACCTGGTCGGCTACGGCTGCACCACCTGCATCGGCAACTCGGGCCCGCTGCCCGAGGAGATCTCGAAGGCGATCAACGACAACGACCTGACCGCCACCGCGGTGCTCTCGGGCAACCGTAACTTCGAGGGTCGCATCAACCCCGACGTGAAGATGAACTACCTGGCGTCGCCGCCGCTGGTCATCGCCTACGCCCTCGCCGGCACGATGGACTTCGACTTCGAGAACGACCCGCTGGGCAAGGACACCGACGGCAACGACGTCTTCCTCAAGGACATCTGGCCGACCAACGAGGAGATCGAGGCGACCATCGCCTCGTCGATCTCGCCGGAGCAGTACGCCGCCGACTACGCCGACGTCTTCAAGGGCGACGAGCGCTGGCAGAACCTGCCCACCCCGTCGGGCAAGACCTTCGAATGGGACGAGAAGTCCACCTACGTGCGGAAGCCTCCGTACTTCGAGGGCATGCAGCTCGAGCCGTCGCCCGTCTCCGACATCAAGGGCGCCCGCGTCCTCGCGAAGCTCGGCGACTCGGTGACCACCGACCACATCTCCCCCGCGTCGACGATCAAGCCCGGCACCCCCGCCGCGCAGTACCTCGACGCCAACGGTGTGGCACGCAAGGACTACAACTCGCTGGGCGCCCGTCGTGGCAACCACGAGGTGATGATCCGCTCGACCTTCGGCAACATCCGCCTGCAGAACCAGCTTCTCGACGGTGTGTCCGGTGGTTACACCCGCGACTTCACCCAGGAGGGTGCACCGCAGTCGTTCATCTACGACGCCGCGCAGAACTACGCCGAGCAGAACATCCCGCTCGTCGTCCTCGGCGGCAAGGAGTACGGCACCGGATCGTCGCGTGACTGGGCGGCCAAGGGCACCAGCCTGCTGGGCGTCAAGGCGGTCATCACCGAGAGCTTCGAGCGCATCCACCGCTCGAACCTGATCGGTATGGGCGTCATCCCGCTGCAGTTCCCCGAGGGTGAGTCGCACAAGTCACTCGGCCTCGACGGCACCGAGACCTTCGACATCTCCGGTATCGAGGAGCTCAACGAGGGCAAGACCCCGAAGACCGTGCACGTCACCGCCACCAAGGAGGACGGCTCGAAGGTGGAGTTCGATGCCAAGGTCCGCATCGACACCCCCGGCGAAGCCGATTACTACCGCAACGGAGGCATCCTGCAGTACGTGCTGCGGAACATGATCAACGGCTGA
- a CDS encoding TetR/AcrR family transcriptional regulator: MPKVSDDRLAARRREILDGARHCFAEYGYDGATVKRIEESTGLSRGAIFHHYRDKEALFLALAHEDAERMADVAAEEGLVQVMRDMLTRPEDFDWLGTRLEIARKLRTDNSFRAEWMARSAELEQATLSRLERGRQAGRLRDDVPTEVLVKYLDLVLDGLITRLASGQPTDDLHAVLDLVEESVRAKD, encoded by the coding sequence GTGCCCAAGGTCAGTGATGACCGCCTTGCCGCGCGTCGTCGGGAGATTCTCGACGGCGCGCGGCATTGCTTCGCGGAGTACGGATACGACGGAGCCACCGTCAAGAGGATCGAGGAGTCCACGGGCCTGTCCCGGGGCGCGATCTTCCATCATTACCGGGACAAGGAAGCACTCTTCCTCGCGCTCGCGCACGAGGACGCCGAGCGCATGGCCGACGTCGCCGCCGAAGAGGGTCTCGTGCAGGTCATGCGCGACATGCTCACGCGGCCGGAAGACTTCGACTGGCTCGGCACCCGGCTCGAGATCGCCCGAAAGCTACGGACCGACAACAGCTTTCGCGCGGAATGGATGGCCCGCTCGGCTGAGCTCGAACAGGCCACCCTCAGCCGTCTCGAACGCGGCCGCCAGGCGGGCCGGCTCCGTGACGACGTCCCCACCGAGGTCCTGGTGAAGTACCTCGATCTCGTCCTCGACGGCCTGATCACCCGGCTGGCGTCGGGTCAGCCCACCGACGATCTGCACGCGGTCCTCGACCTCGTGGAGGAATCGGTGCGGGCCAAGGACTGA